A window from Chitinophagales bacterium encodes these proteins:
- the rsgA gene encoding ribosome small subunit-dependent GTPase A, which yields MKGVVYRSTGSWYTVKDASGHFHQARIKGVFKIDDITSTNPLAVGDWVEMERESDIENTSVINTILPRRNYINRQSPRFKNQHHIIAANLDQSILFATLKEPRTSQGFIDRFLVVGEMYHVPSVIVFNKADLYKKKEQEQFEQWKKMYESIGYRLFLISVKEKMGIEGLCELLKNKVSLFSGHSGVGKSSLINGLLPDMGLRTKEVSGWSGKGLHTTTFAEMFDLPFGGAVIDTPGLRELGIVDLPRQELSHYYPEMRERLGHCRFNNCLHINEPGCAIKEAVEQGQIYEERYASYFNILNSLAS from the coding sequence ATCAAAGGCGTTGTTTATCGCTCTACGGGAAGCTGGTACACGGTTAAAGATGCTTCCGGCCATTTTCACCAGGCGCGGATAAAAGGCGTTTTCAAGATAGATGATATTACGTCTACCAATCCATTGGCTGTAGGGGACTGGGTGGAAATGGAACGGGAAAGCGACATTGAGAATACTTCGGTGATCAATACGATCCTTCCCCGCCGAAATTACATTAACCGGCAATCGCCCCGGTTCAAGAACCAGCATCATATCATTGCTGCAAACCTGGATCAATCCATTTTATTTGCCACCCTGAAGGAGCCACGCACCTCACAGGGGTTTATCGATCGTTTTCTGGTGGTAGGGGAGATGTATCATGTGCCATCGGTCATTGTTTTTAACAAAGCTGATTTGTATAAAAAGAAAGAGCAGGAACAGTTTGAACAATGGAAAAAAATGTATGAGTCGATCGGCTATCGCCTGTTTTTGATCAGTGTAAAAGAAAAAATGGGGATCGAGGGTTTGTGTGAATTGCTAAAAAATAAGGTGAGTTTATTCAGCGGACATAGCGGAGTGGGGAAATCATCGCTGATCAATGGATTGCTGCCCGATATGGGTTTAAGGACAAAGGAAGTTAGTGGGTGGAGTGGGAAAGGTTTACATACGACGACCTTTGCTGAAATGTTCGATCTGCCTTTTGGAGGTGCGGTCATTGATACGCCTGGATTGCGTGAATTGGGGATCGTGGATTTGCCTCGGCAGGAGTTGTCACATTATTATCCTGAAATGCGCGAACGATTGGGTCATTGTCGTTTTAACAACTGCCTTCATATAAATGAACCTGGATGCGCGATCAAGGAAGCGGTAGAACAGGGGCAAATCTATGAGGAGCGATATGCCTCGTATTTCAATATTCTGAATTCTCTGGCGAGCTAA